In Capillibacterium thermochitinicola, a genomic segment contains:
- a CDS encoding DUF362 domain-containing protein produces MTKVALARCDNYERSAVESAVRKSLSELGGIARYVRPGQRVLVKPNLLAAEPPERGVVTHPEVVRAVLKELLAIGAKPLVGDSPGLGSLARVAQKTGITQVCQELGVPLGVFDREIEVKAPHGRILRSFPLVEEVTQVDAVINLPRVKTHGLTRLTGAVKNLFGCVAGLRKGEMHFRLQHAEVFHEMLIDLALTIKPVLNIVDGIMAMEGGGPRNGSLRFMGLIIAGTDPFAVDATIARLVGLEPAAVPLLALAAKRGLPGLKETEVEVLGEALEAFIISDFKVPPAATRIGFRVPAVVNSFFRRYVSPYPVIKDNCRKCGVCLEACPARLITFGRDKVMIDDRHCLRCYCCQEFCPHNAIELKIPFLGRFL; encoded by the coding sequence ATGACCAAAGTTGCCCTTGCCCGTTGTGATAATTACGAGCGGAGTGCGGTGGAAAGTGCGGTCCGCAAAAGCCTATCTGAATTGGGTGGCATCGCACGCTATGTCCGTCCCGGCCAAAGGGTGCTGGTCAAACCAAACCTGTTGGCCGCGGAACCACCGGAACGGGGGGTTGTTACCCACCCGGAAGTTGTCCGGGCGGTCCTCAAGGAGCTTTTGGCCATCGGGGCGAAGCCGTTGGTGGGCGACAGCCCCGGGTTGGGGAGTTTGGCGCGGGTGGCGCAAAAGACCGGGATCACTCAAGTCTGTCAGGAACTGGGGGTACCGCTCGGGGTCTTTGACCGCGAAATCGAGGTGAAGGCACCCCATGGGCGGATTTTAAGATCCTTTCCTTTGGTCGAAGAGGTCACCCAAGTCGATGCGGTCATTAACTTGCCGCGGGTGAAAACCCACGGGCTGACCCGCTTAACGGGAGCGGTGAAAAACCTCTTTGGTTGCGTAGCCGGCCTGCGCAAGGGCGAGATGCATTTTCGCCTGCAGCACGCGGAAGTTTTCCATGAGATGCTGATTGATCTGGCCTTGACCATTAAACCGGTTCTGAACATCGTGGACGGGATCATGGCGATGGAAGGAGGAGGGCCGCGCAACGGGAGCTTGCGTTTTATGGGTTTAATTATCGCGGGAACCGATCCTTTTGCCGTCGATGCCACCATCGCCCGGCTGGTTGGACTTGAACCCGCTGCTGTTCCCCTCTTGGCGCTGGCCGCGAAGAGAGGTCTCCCCGGTCTCAAGGAAACCGAGGTGGAGGTCCTGGGGGAAGCGTTGGAGGCGTTTATCATCTCTGATTTTAAGGTGCCTCCGGCCGCAACGCGCATTGGCTTTCGGGTTCCCGCGGTGGTGAACAGCTTTTTCCGTCGGTACGTTTCGCCTTACCCCGTGATTAAGGATAATTGCCGAAAATGTGGGGTTTGTCTCGAGGCTTGTCCGGCCCGCCTGATCACCTTCGGCCGGGACAAAGTTATGATTGACGACCGTCATTGTCTACGCTGTTATTGTTGTCAGGAGTTCTGCCCGCACAATGCCATTGAATTAAAGATCCCGTTTTTGGGGCGTTTTCTCTAA